A window of the Microplitis mediator isolate UGA2020A chromosome 5, iyMicMedi2.1, whole genome shotgun sequence genome harbors these coding sequences:
- the LOC130667309 gene encoding mucin-2-like, with translation MKNCSFFIILFVSIILPLKNESEAFTLNDWMCYCLMNRKITTTSTISTSNSVTTAIISPDSLPTTAISPDSLPITSTSPYSLPTSSISPNSVPTSSISPDSSPTTSISPDSVPTTSISLDPFPTFIFPDSSPKSAIAPDSFPTYISLDPFPTVIFPDSAPTNFIPPKIAAFRSTTSVTPFPSTTTDDDDSGDDDDNGDFGSGHGSDDNREL, from the exons atgaaaaactgcagtttctttataattttatttgtttcaatAATACTACCATTGAAAAATGAGTCTGAA GCATTTACACTAAACGATTGGATGTGCTATTGTTTaatgaatagaaaaattactactaCTTCAACCATAAGTACTTCAAATTCTGTGACAACAGCTATTATTTCTCCAGATTCGTTACCTACAACTGCTATTTCTCCAGATTCGTTACCTATAACTTCTACTTCTCCATATTCGTTACCTACATCTTCTATTTCTCCAAATTCTGTACCTACATCTTCTATTTCTCCAGATTCTTCGCCAACAACTTCTATTTCTCCAGATTCTGTACCTACAACTTCTATTTCTCTAGATCCTTTCCctacttttatttttccagaTTCTTCGCCTAAAAGTGCTATTGCTCCAGATTCTTTCCCTACTTATATTTCTCTAGATCCTTTTCCTACTGTTATTTTTCCAGATTCTGCGCCTACAAATTTTATCCCTCCAAAAATAGCTGCCTTTCGTAGTACAACTTCTGTGACTCCATTCCCTTCAACTACGACTGATG aTGATGATagtggtgatgatgatgataatggtGATTTTGGCAGTGGTCATGGATCTGATGACAATCGCGAACTGTAA